The sequence CGTTACTATTATAAATTTGATGTTTCTTGGGGGCTCTTCGATGATCTTTAAAAGTGCGTTTTGAGCCTCGGTGCGAAAAGACTTCGCCTCTATGACTAAAATTTTCTCATCTTTTTCGGCGATGTAGGCTTCGGCGATGACCTCTTTTGCATTTTCTAGTAAAAAATCATCGCTCATAAAAAATCTTAAGTTATTTACGCCAAACTCGGCTTCAAGCTTGGCTTTTAAATTTTCAAAATCGCTTGTTATGACGATTTTATTAAGCATTTAGAGTATTACCTTTGCAAAGAGCACAGCGTCTATGCTCTTGTCAAAAAGTTTATATAAATTTAGAAGTTTGATGTCTAAGTTTTCATCGCTAGAGCTTAGCGTGAAGCTATTTTGCGCCTGCTCATCAAAGAGCCACATATAGCTGTTTTCATCAGTCTTGGCTAAATTTGCACGCTTGTCTATGCTTTTGCCGATGTAAAAAAAGATGTAGCCATTTGGAAAGGCAAGGCTTAGCATATCTTTTAAAAGCTGCTTTTGCTCGTTTGTCTCGATGCTGTCAAAGGCTGGATAGAGCGATCTTAGGCTAAAAAATGGCAAAAACGGACGCTCGCTTTTTGTGCGGTTGATATTTCTTAAAAGATAGTTTTCAAACCACTCTCGCTCATCGTCGCAGATGACTATAAAAGCCTTGCTATCAAGCAAAAATTTAAGCCTAGATGCGAGCAAAGGCGTCCATTCGACGCGCTTCTCCTCCATCCAGCTCATATATCTTTCGCTTCTTATAGTCTCAAGCGTCCATTGGATAAAATCTTGCATTATTTATCTAACTTATACGCATCGTGAAGCACGCGAACTGCGAGCTCGCCATATTTTTGATCGACGATCATTGAAATTTTTATCTCGCTTGTTGAGATCATTTGGATATTTATCCCCTCTTTTGCAAGCGTCTCAAATGCTAGACATGCTACGCCGCTGTGGCTCTTCATACCCACGCCGATGACTGAGACTTTCACGATCGCATCGTCATACTCGACATGTTTTGCAGCTGAGAGCTTTTGCATAGTCTCTTTTGCTAGGTCAAGCTCGTTTTGTGGCACTGTAAAGCCTAAATTTGTCGTGCCGTCGTGTCCTACGTTTTGAATTATCATATCTACATTTATATTTTGATGAGCTAGAGCTGTGAAAATTTCAGCTGCGATGCCAGGCTTATCGACTACGCCTCTTAAAGTTACTCTTGCTTGATTTTTATCTAGTGCTATACCGCTTACTAAAACCGCTTCCATATTATCTTCCTTTGCTATTAATGTACCTTCGTTGTGGTTAAAACTGCTTCTTGTGATTAGTTTGACATTTAGTTTTTTTGCTAGCTCGACTGAGCGATTTTGAAGCACTTTCGCCCCAGCAGAGGCGAGCTCAAGCATCTCGTCATAGCTTATCTTTTCTAGCTTTTTTGCCTTTTTTTCTATCCTTGGATCAGTCGTATAAACGCCATCAACGTCGGTAAAAATTTCACACAGATCAGCTTCAAGCGCCCCTGCTAATGCAACTGCACTAAGGTCGCTTCCGCCCCTGCCAAGAGTGGTGATATCGCCTTTGTCGTCTATGCCTTGAAAGCCTGCTACTACGACAATCCTGCCGGCTTTTAGCTCAGCTTTTAGCCTAGTGGTGTCTATCTTTTCTATCCTAGCTTTTGTGTGAATTTCATCTGTTATTATCCCAGCCATTGCCCCAGTTAGCCCTACGCACGCATAGCCTTTTGCATTAAGTGCAATCGTCAAAAGTGCGGTGGTTACTTGCTCTCCAGAGCTTAAAAGCATATCAGTAGCAACGCCATCTGGGTGCTTTGAGAAATACTCACTATATTCAACCAATTGATTTGTAACTCCACTCATCGCAGAAACTACCACAACCACGTCAGCGCCGCTGTTTTTAGTCTCTATGACCCTATTTGCCACAGCTTCGATGCGCTCAAGCGTGCCTACGCTAGTTCCGCCAAATTTTTGAACGATTAACATCAAAAATATCCTTTCTCTTTAAAATAACTCAAAACTTTGTCATAAATAGGCTTTTTGAAGTGATTTATCCCCTCTAAAGCCTTGTTGATATCTACAAATTTATACTCGCTAAACTCCGGATGCTCAGTCTTTAAATTTATGCTCGCACCGTTTTTTAGTCTAACCAAAAAGTACTTTTGCGTCTGCCCATCAAATGGGTAAAATTTCTTTGACGCATTTGCTGGAAAGTCGTAGCTAAGCCAATCAGGATACTCTTCTAAGAAGTCAAATTTATCAGTTCCGATCTCCTCTTTAAGCTCCCTTTTTAGTGCCTGCTTTGGACTTTCGCCTTCATCTATGCCACCTTGAGGAAACTGCCAGATATCGTCCATATCAACCCTTTTTGCGACTAAAATTTCGCATTTAAAAGGGTAAGAGCTAGACAAAATGACAGCTGCTACATTTGGTCTATATTTTTTTTGCATGTCTTTTCCAAAAAATTTATTTGAGATGATAACGAAAAAGAGTTAAGAGATAGATAAATGAAGTTAGTTTTTGCGCCGTTTGTAATAAATCGCACCTCCACTAAAAAACAGTAAAACCACACCGCATGATGCTAGACAAAATATAAATTTACCAAGCTCACCAAAGATATATCCAGCGTGCAAATCAAGCATAAATTTATAAATTTCAAATGACTTTGGCATGGCATTTTTTGAAATTTGCTCGCTTTTAGTATCTACTAAAAGCCTAACACCATCTCTCTCGCTAGCTCCCTTTGGCAGGTAAAAGAGCATAAATTTGACGCCGCCGCTATTTGCTATAAAATTTAAAGCATCAAACTCGTCTCCAAATTTAGAAATGAAAATTTCATAAGCTTTTTTAAGGTTTGCCACCTTTTGCTCATCGCTTAAGCTAAAGCCATTTTTGTTTGTAAAATTTGGCTTTTTAAAGACCTTCTCCTCGCCATAAATTTGATTTATAACCTTAGCAAAGCTCTCGTAAGAAAAGTAAAGCCCACTAATGCAAATCACGCTTAAAACAGCGCCAAGATAGATACCAAAAAAGCCGTGAAGTGAGTATAAAAACGCAAATTTCTTTGCTTTTAAATTTAGCTTAAAAGCCTCCCACACCCTGCTTCTAAATCTCCAAAAATATATCACCGCCCCACTTATCAAGACAAAAAGCAATGCAAGCGTAGAGAGTGCTATTAGCTCGCTTGCAAATTTGGTCAAATTTTCATTTTTAAAAAGCGAAAGGGCTAAGTTTTTATGCAAATTTAAAACCAGCCCTATAAATTTCTCCGCGCTGTTTTTGCCAGAAATTTCTCCAGTATAAGGATCGACAAAAAATGACTCAAATTCGCCATTTTCATTAGTTCCACTTATGACGTAAGCCTTGTTTGCCTCTGCTCTTATCTTTAGGTAGCTAAGATTAAAATTTGGCTCGCTTTTGCTGAAAATTTTTAAAATTTCATCTATCTCTAAAGGCTTTTTACCAGCCACAACCTCATCTTTGCTAAAGATATCGATTATCTCATCGTGATACGAGATGATCGCTCCACTAATGCTAAGCACAAGAAGCGGCAAGGCAAAGATAAAAGCCAAGATAAGATGAAATTTTTTCAAAATTTTTATCATTTTAAAACTTTAGATTAAAGCCAAGCTCGATCTTTTGTCCGTCAGCTATCAAGATGTCGTATCTGCCAGATCTTGTCGTAAAGTACTCATTAAAGAGGTTATAAACGCTTAGATTTAGACTGAAATTTTTAGTTACGTTGTAGTTTATACCAAGATCAGCGATCACATAAGGCTTCATATCATCAGCATAGCTAAATGAGTTTTTAGTCCTACCATAATAATTTATCTGAGACCAGAAATTTAGCCATCTGTTTAGCTCGTAGTTCGCTCCAAATTTAAATGTATGAAGCGGATAGTTGTTTAAACTTTTGCCTATCTCCGCTCCATCTTTTTGCTTTGATCTTGTATAGACATAGCTTTGATTTAGCCTAAGAGCGTTTGTTACTTGCCACTCATTTGTTAGCTCGACTCCGTAAATTTCAGCTTTGCCGATATTTACACTCTCCCAAATACCATTTGGATAAATTTTGCCTTTATGTCTGCAAACACTGCCTCTTGAGCAGATAGGGCTATAGCTTAACATATCTTTAAAACTTGTGTAAAAGCCAGTTAAAGACGTTTCAAAGCCTTCATTGTCATTATAAACGCCGCCAAATTCATAGCTCACGCTTGTCTCTGGTTTAAGGCTGCTTCTACCAAGCTGTGCTCCACGTCCTCCAGCAAATGGCAATGCAAGATCTTGCGTGCGTTGCTTGATATCAGGCGTCGCATATCCTGTGCTAACTCCGCCTTTTATGGCAAAAAAGTCATTTAAGTTATAGATACCATAAATTCTTGGTGAAACGTGCGAACCGTAGTTCTCGTCGTAGTTATAGCGAATGCCAGTGCTTAAGATAAAGTCTTTTGTAAGGTGATAATCATCCTCGCCGTAAAGCGAAATGTCATATCTTTTTACATTTGCAGCGTCTGCTGTGGTAGCCTTTTCGTCAAGCTTTTCTTTTTTGGCGTTTAGTCCTAAAGTAAAGGCGTTGTTATCAGTAAAATATGAACCTTTTGTATCAAAATTTAGTGTTTTTAGCGTTAAATTTTGTTGCGCGATCTCTTTTATCTTGCCGTAAGAGAGGTAGCTTTGAAGCAAGATATTATCAAGCCTTGCTTCGTGGCTTAAATTTATCACATTGCCCTTTATTCTCTCGCTAGCAACCGAGTTAGTACCAGTTGATAGTGTTTTGCCTTTAGTTCTTTTATATTTCACATCACTTCTTGCAAGCTCAAGCGTGATGTCGTTATTTTCATTTGGTCTAAAAAAGAGCTTCGTGCCAAAATTTCTATCCTTTTGCTCTCTGTTTGCGTATGAGATTTTATCCTCTGACTTGTTTAAATTTTTACCATAAACTGAGATGCTTAAAACATCGTCTATTAGCCCAGAGTGCAGATAGAGGCTGTTATAAAACTCGCCGCTTATGTTTTTATTTCTTGCAAATTTATAGCTTGAGCCAAGATTTGCATGAAAGTCGTTGCTAAACTCGTCTGTTATAATATTTATCACGCCGCCCAGTGCGTCACTGCCATAAAGCGAGCTCATAGGACCTCGTATCACTTCGATACGGCTTATCGCACTTGCTGGCGGGATAAAACTATATGAGCCTCCAACACTTCTTAGCCCCTTGTAAGCGTTATCTCCTGGCACTGGCATGCCATTTACTAAAATTTTAGTAAATCTTGGAGAGAATCCGCGTATAGAAATTCCTCGTCTATTTGCCGCTTCGGGAGTCGTTCCAAAAAGGCTTGGCACATCTTTTACCATGCTCTCAACGTCCTTGTGATTTCTCTTTTCTAGCGCATCTTGAGTGATGACGCTAAGCGTTGCAGGGGCGTCTTTTATGTTTTGCTCAAAGCCAGTTGCGCTCACTACTTTGACCTCTGGCAGAACCTTATCTTCATTTGCAAAAAGCGGTAAATTTATAAAAACTGCCGCACAAACAGAAATTTTTAATAGACTTCTCACAAAAAACTCCTTATTAAAATTTAAATCGCATTTTACTAAAATAAAATAATCGTTATCAATATCAGACATAACGCTAGAGGGATAAAATTTAACGCTCAAGGGATAAAATGATAAATTTAGATAAAAGATATGGCATAAGTAAAACCTCACAAAACAACAAGCGGATAAATGTAGAATTTTTCAAACAAAATAATGGCATCAGTTACCTAAAAAGCGAGATTTTATGCAACGAAATCATCAAAAGAGAGAGCGAGGGAGATAAAAAATATCTATTTTTAATGTTTAATGAAGCAAAAGACAACCTTTGCTTTAAACTTGATAAAAAAGAGTATCTTTTAAGCAGGGATGAGTTTTGCATAGGGCTAGTAAATGACAGCTTAAAAGGCGTTTTTGAATATCAAAATAAATTTTATAAAACTAAAACCTTGCTTTTTGAAGAGCACTATGCAAATAAGCTTGAAATTTTTTATGAGCTAAAATTTGAAGAGAAATTTGATCTTATAAAATGCAAAAAAGATAAGGCTCAAATTTGCGTTTTAAACGAGCTTGAGACGACAAATTTATATGATGGTATGATGAGAGAGATCTTTATAGAGTCAAAAATTCTAGAGCTTATCTATAAGAGCAAAGCTTTAAAAGATGAGAAAATTTATTTTAGCAGTGACGAAGAAAAAGTACTTTTAAAAGCCAAAAAAATCTTACTTACTCGCATGCAAAATCCCCCAAGCATCAAGGAGCTAGCGCATCTTTGCGGCACTAATGACTTTTGGCTTTAGTAAGAAAAATTTCAAACTCTTTTTCAAAGATACGATCTATCAGCTTTTAGCAAAAGAGCGGCTAAAGCTTGCATTTGCCCTTTTAAAGCAAAATGATATCAGCATAAAAGAGGCTTCCAGCATCGTTGGCTACACAAATGCAGCGCATTTTGCAAAAATTTTTAAAGGCACTTTTGGTTTTTTACCAAGCGAGCTAATAAGGCAAAAAAGCTACTTTTAAACTGCGCTAAATGCCAAATTTCTTATAATCGATAAAATTTAAAAAAGAGAGAAATTTGCAAGTTTATATCCACGTGCCATTTTGCGAGAGCAAGTGTCCTTACTGCGCCTTTGGCTCAAGCGATGATGAATTTAGCAAGGTTAGCGCCTATTTTAAAGCACTTTTCTTTGATCTAGATTTCCAGCTAAAAAGCCAAAATGTAAAAGAAATTTCTACTATCTTTTTTGGTGGCGGCACACCAAGTGCGGTAAATACCAAATTTTATGATGAAATTTTTAGCATTTTAGCTCCACTTTGCACGCCTAAAACCGAGATCACGCTTGAAGCAAACCCAAATTCTGCAAATTTAGCCTGGCTAAAACATGTAAAAAATTTAGGTGCAAACCGCATAAGCTTTGGCGCGCAAAGCTTTTTTGAAGATAAGCTTAAATTTCTAGGGCGCATCCACAGCAGGGAGCAAATTTTTAAAGCGGTTGAAAATGCCCACGCAGCTGGTTTTAGCAATATAAATTTAGACCTCATCTATGACACTAAATTTGATACCAAAAAGCGCCTTTTGGCGGAGATTGAAAATTTAAAAAGCCTTGCTATCACGCATCTAAGCGCCTACTCGCTCACGCTTGAAGAAAACACCCCTTTTGCTGGCAAAAAAAGCTATAAAAAGGATAGCGACACTTTGGCTAAATTTATGATAGAGCAGACCCAGCGAGCTGGCTTTAAGCAATATGAAATTTCAAATTTTGGAGAAATTTGCAAGCACAATCTTGGCTACTGGCAGGGCAAAAACTACCTTGGTGTGGGCGCTTTTAGCGTGGGCTTTGTGGATGGCACCAGATACTACGCCAAAAGTAGCATAGACGCCTACATCACGCAGCCAACGCATAGAGAAAGAGAAATTTTAAGCCAAAGCGAGCTAGTAAGAGAGCATATATTTTTAGGGCTTAGAAGCATCGTGGGCGTGGAGGCTTGGCGTTTAAGCGAGGCTCAGACAAAAAGAGCAAATTTACTTGTAGAAAATGAAAAACTGCTCTTTAAAGAGGACAAATTTTATAACCCAA is a genomic window of Campylobacter concisus containing:
- a CDS encoding RNA pyrophosphohydrolase, which produces MQKKYRPNVAAVILSSSYPFKCEILVAKRVDMDDIWQFPQGGIDEGESPKQALKRELKEEIGTDKFDFLEEYPDWLSYDFPANASKKFYPFDGQTQKYFLVRLKNGASINLKTEHPEFSEYKFVDINKALEGINHFKKPIYDKVLSYFKEKGYF
- the hemW gene encoding radical SAM family heme chaperone HemW; this translates as MQVYIHVPFCESKCPYCAFGSSDDEFSKVSAYFKALFFDLDFQLKSQNVKEISTIFFGGGTPSAVNTKFYDEIFSILAPLCTPKTEITLEANPNSANLAWLKHVKNLGANRISFGAQSFFEDKLKFLGRIHSREQIFKAVENAHAAGFSNINLDLIYDTKFDTKKRLLAEIENLKSLAITHLSAYSLTLEENTPFAGKKSYKKDSDTLAKFMIEQTQRAGFKQYEISNFGEICKHNLGYWQGKNYLGVGAFSVGFVDGTRYYAKSSIDAYITQPTHREREILSQSELVREHIFLGLRSIVGVEAWRLSEAQTKRANLLVENEKLLFKEDKFYNPNFLLSDEIALFIEG
- a CDS encoding TonB-dependent receptor domain-containing protein, with amino-acid sequence MRSLLKISVCAAVFINLPLFANEDKVLPEVKVVSATGFEQNIKDAPATLSVITQDALEKRNHKDVESMVKDVPSLFGTTPEAANRRGISIRGFSPRFTKILVNGMPVPGDNAYKGLRSVGGSYSFIPPASAISRIEVIRGPMSSLYGSDALGGVINIITDEFSNDFHANLGSSYKFARNKNISGEFYNSLYLHSGLIDDVLSISVYGKNLNKSEDKISYANREQKDRNFGTKLFFRPNENNDITLELARSDVKYKRTKGKTLSTGTNSVASERIKGNVINLSHEARLDNILLQSYLSYGKIKEIAQQNLTLKTLNFDTKGSYFTDNNAFTLGLNAKKEKLDEKATTADAANVKRYDISLYGEDDYHLTKDFILSTGIRYNYDENYGSHVSPRIYGIYNLNDFFAIKGGVSTGYATPDIKQRTQDLALPFAGGRGAQLGRSSLKPETSVSYEFGGVYNDNEGFETSLTGFYTSFKDMLSYSPICSRGSVCRHKGKIYPNGIWESVNIGKAEIYGVELTNEWQVTNALRLNQSYVYTRSKQKDGAEIGKSLNNYPLHTFKFGANYELNRWLNFWSQINYYGRTKNSFSYADDMKPYVIADLGINYNVTKNFSLNLSVYNLFNEYFTTRSGRYDILIADGQKIELGFNLKF
- a CDS encoding helix-turn-helix domain-containing protein, coding for MTFGFSKKNFKLFFKDTIYQLLAKERLKLAFALLKQNDISIKEASSIVGYTNAAHFAKIFKGTFGFLPSELIRQKSYF
- a CDS encoding HobA family DNA replication regulator yields the protein MQDFIQWTLETIRSERYMSWMEEKRVEWTPLLASRLKFLLDSKAFIVICDDEREWFENYLLRNINRTKSERPFLPFFSLRSLYPAFDSIETNEQKQLLKDMLSLAFPNGYIFFYIGKSIDKRANLAKTDENSYMWLFDEQAQNSFTLSSSDENLDIKLLNLYKLFDKSIDAVLFAKVIL
- a CDS encoding PepSY-associated TM helix domain-containing protein, with product MIKILKKFHLILAFIFALPLLVLSISGAIISYHDEIIDIFSKDEVVAGKKPLEIDEILKIFSKSEPNFNLSYLKIRAEANKAYVISGTNENGEFESFFVDPYTGEISGKNSAEKFIGLVLNLHKNLALSLFKNENLTKFASELIALSTLALLFVLISGAVIYFWRFRSRVWEAFKLNLKAKKFAFLYSLHGFFGIYLGAVLSVICISGLYFSYESFAKVINQIYGEEKVFKKPNFTNKNGFSLSDEQKVANLKKAYEIFISKFGDEFDALNFIANSGGVKFMLFYLPKGASERDGVRLLVDTKSEQISKNAMPKSFEIYKFMLDLHAGYIFGELGKFIFCLASCGVVLLFFSGGAIYYKRRKN
- a CDS encoding aspartate kinase: MLIVQKFGGTSVGTLERIEAVANRVIETKNSGADVVVVVSAMSGVTNQLVEYSEYFSKHPDGVATDMLLSSGEQVTTALLTIALNAKGYACVGLTGAMAGIITDEIHTKARIEKIDTTRLKAELKAGRIVVVAGFQGIDDKGDITTLGRGGSDLSAVALAGALEADLCEIFTDVDGVYTTDPRIEKKAKKLEKISYDEMLELASAGAKVLQNRSVELAKKLNVKLITRSSFNHNEGTLIAKEDNMEAVLVSGIALDKNQARVTLRGVVDKPGIAAEIFTALAHQNINVDMIIQNVGHDGTTNLGFTVPQNELDLAKETMQKLSAAKHVEYDDAIVKVSVIGVGMKSHSGVACLAFETLAKEGINIQMISTSEIKISMIVDQKYGELAVRVLHDAYKLDK